Part of the Hippopotamus amphibius kiboko isolate mHipAmp2 chromosome 7, mHipAmp2.hap2, whole genome shotgun sequence genome, TAAAATGTATACTCACGTTGGTAGCTGGCGGGATTCATTTGGAAAGAAAACTGTGTTCAAATAAAGCTGAATAAAGCTTCAGGAACcatgttcattgattttttttaatgatgcagTAAAGTCCATCTAGACACACATGTAGttgcttcttctctttcttataaAAGGGCCTCATGATAGCTTCTTACTATGCAGTGTTTGTAGAACTTGCATGAAGCATTTTTACATCTTCAGAGCCATGATCTTGTTGTTACCTTTTCATACGTTaagacactgaggcttagagggtgaagtggcttttcaccttttcactttgGCTTTTCACCAAGCCCATTCAGAAAGAAATAAGCAGATCTGGATGCAAACAAAAGGTATTTTGACTCCAAGTGCAGTGttctcttccatcttcaaagccattGCATCTCAGTGGCACTTTCTGTTTTCAGAACTGGGATTCTTCATAGCAAAAGAGAGCTCAGAACAGAAACTGAGTAGCTCAAAGGATACAGACATTCCTTATTCAGGGGCAGTTGTAGTTGGTTCCACCTTCAGGGAGTGTGGAACAAGGACAAATGAACTTTAAACTGTTGTTGACAACATTTAGGTTAAATGTAAGCTGTAAGGTGTGTTCTCTGAGCCTCTGGAGATTTTTAAATCTGGAGAAAATAGTTACGTGTCTCAGATAATTTGAAGGTCTAAGCAGAAATCATTGCAATTACTTCTTGAGGCTCCCTGCTTTCCTGTGACTCTTTAATGCATGATTTGTAGAAATTCTTACCTGAACTAGGTGTTTGGAGATGTCAGGTAACTGGAAAGTAATAGCTCTTTAATACCTTCTAAGATTGGATCATTGATAGTattgagaaattaatttttagttttgttaatttttagttttactaATGGCATTGCAATTGTGTTTAGAAAAAGTCTATTCTTTTAACCATACTAAAATACTTATGGATTCAATGATATGACTAACAGTTGCTTCAAAATAAcctggggaggaaaggaagtaAGTCGAGGAAGAGATGAAATAAGTTTCTTATGAAACTATATTTGTGGAAGCTGAATAGTAGACACATGTATGTCATAGGGTAGGGACAAGGAgtttgaaagaattaaaagacaaaactctGCCAGGTGGCCTGGTCGCACTGGAATGAATGACCCTGATGCCTGGGACTGATCAACTCCTATAGAGGCCATGCCGGCTAGGTTGGGTTGCCTGGcttcctgctctgccctcagcGCCCACTCCACCACCAGCATCCCTGTGCACCAGGGGTTCAGCCACTGACTCAGCTCTTCCCGCAAGAAGGACCCCCATCTCACCATGTGAGAATGACCACCAGGTGACCTGTGTGCATCACAGGAAAGCTGAGAGAGGCATAGACACAGAAGGCACTGCAGCTCTGTCACTAGAGGCTTAATGATGCAGCACGAATTTTGACTGAACAGCACGGCAGGGACTGAGGTGAGGTTCTGGGGGAGAGAGTTCCAGCTGGCCAAGCCCAGAGGGAAGTCTTCTCCACCACTCACTCCACATGCTATTAAGTCCTCTGGAAATCTTCCTCCAGGAATTAACATGCCATACAGGCAGGAACACACGTCCTTTACAGCTGCGACCTTGCAAGACCTCAGAGTAGAAGGATCCAGGTTTGGAAGCTCTTCTTAAGGACCCACAAGCTGAGAGACATTCCTGGATTCTTGTAGAACCACAAATTTCCCACTGTTTCCACCCCTCGGGGTCAGGGAAGGATCCTCAGAGCCTGCCCCAGCTTCTAGAAAACTCTGCTCTGCCAACAAATGTGCCTGTTTTGTGAGTCAGAAGAGGGAAGGTACCTAAGCTAGCATTTCCCCTTTCCACTCACGTACTGGAAAAATCAACATCTGACAGAGTTTGTTGCTTTTTATCTCTTCAGATGAATATGGCCCTGATGTATCCTTAAATCCACTCCTGAACCCAGCAGAGCAGGAGGCAATGCGGTGCAGGGTTCAAGGCACAGGCTCTGGAATCTGGCTCCGGGGTTCTAAACCCAATTCTATTACTCCCTGTGCGAACTTAAGCCACTTTTCCTATGACCTTGTGTCCTCATTTTTAAATGGAGACAGTAATAAAGCCTTGCTACTAGGGATGTTGTAAGAAATAGATGAGATTATTTAGGTAAAGCCCTTACATAGTAgcgtattattattattgctgttgctgTTATTACCGCTactattgttattactattactatatAAGCAGAATTCAGTTACTTTATTACTATTTGGGAAATCTTAAATAAAACTGGGTTCCAATTTCTATTACCATGCTTCAAAACTATATGTATGGCAACATCAAAGGGACTTGcaggaaaacaaacattttctttaaatgggCAGGGGATGACACATGCATGTAATAAACCTCCAGATttaaaagaaactagaaatgcTGTTCAGTTGTATCCATCTCAGAAGTCAAAGAAACATTAGAAGGAGTGATGATTCAAAAAGTTACCTTCATCAGATAACCCACAGAGAATGTCCTTCTTTCAACAAAATGCATCTGCAAACCTAAAAAGTTGGATCATAAATCCATGTGGCTCGTCCATTCAGAAGATCTCATGGAAAGAACCCAGTCTGACAGCATGAGTTAGAGTCGCCATACATCtccaaaattaagatttttagcTAAATTCCCTCCGCATGGGATAGAAATGCTGTCACTGCTCTGGAAATGAGTATGTATGTCTTTTCTCGTTATGAGGGATAGAAACATAGGAGGTGGACATGACTGCCTCTCaggctatttttaaatgttgcctCATTTCACAGCTGCTGGCATAGCTTTGCTCGGTGATTTAAGTCTCACTCCTCTGGCCATAGTGAATCACATCTGCGTGTTTGTACAgcatttctcctttcttccattcACTGAATGTATCTGCCTGTGAGCGTGTAAGTTTACTCTGCTCTGCATAATTTTCAGGTGATGAGGTGTTATCTGAGaagtagaaattagaaaatacatactGGAAACATATCTGTAAGGGCACATGTTTCTTGCACATATGCCAGTTTGAGTACGTCCTAAAGTGGACAGTGTGGTTTCATCACGAACACGATCCTCTCACCTGCCAACCACCACCCAGGTCTACTGAACAAAAGAACTAGCTCACTGTTGATGTATATCCAAGATTCAAAACCACACAGAAAACGTTCTTAATGTGCCCAAAAGGGCACTTCCCTCCCAAGCCGATTGTGCACGTACTGAAATATACTTACTTGACACAAAAACATACAACCAAGACATTCTCCATACTGAATTAGGCAGTTTATTAGGCTCCTAATGTCCATGTCTAGAGCGTGAACATGGATTGACATGCATTGTCTCATTTTGTGGATCTTACATGCATGTAGTCTTCAGTCAGCTGGGCCTTTGATTCTACTTGTCAGTAATTGACAGTTAGCTCAATGTGAGTAAATGATAAACACAAAATGATACATACGCCGTAGCAAGAAATCCCACccaattaccttttttttttttccaaaaatcatATCACAACTCTCTCTTGTAAAAAATAAGTTTCAGAGCAAGGCATTTAATTGGCCtcactgagaaaaataaagacgTTTCTATCATTTCAGAGCAATGAAATGTCCAACTATGGCTGAAAAGTACAccctgagaattaaatgattttaACGAACCTATTGAGGTTTATAAAGCTGTGTTAACCTAACATCGGGAAGGGGCATGAGATACAGGCACAAACGTCCCTGCTCATTTTGCTGTGCAATTCTCCAAGGATGCCGTGTTACAAACATCCTCATTGTCTTCGATGCTTGAAGCATCTGTGGAATCGGGGTCGCTCACCACGATGCCCACAGAAGAGAGACTGGTGATGAAGGCGTGCATCCGCTGGGCATAAATGTCCCTAATGTTAAAGTAAGGGAGCTCATGACACTTCTCTGGTGGGTCCTCACTACACTGGTCCACATCAATGTCCTTTTGCTTCTGGTAGTACTTGGAAAACTTATTGAAGATAATGGTGATGGGAAGAGCCACCACCAAGATGCCACAGATGATGCACGTGCTGGCGATAAGCTTCCCGGCCAAGGTGACTGGGTGGGTGTCTCCGTAGCCCACGGTCGTCATGCTGATGGTGGCCCACCACCAACAGACAGGGATGCTGGTGAGGCTGGACGTGTGGTCATCTTTCTCCACAGAGTAGATAAGCACAGAAAAGATGGAAATGCCCACCGATAGGAAGAGAAGGAGCAGCCCAACCTCGTGGTAGCTATGCCTCAGTGTGGCACCGAGAGACCGAAGTCCTACTGAGTGCCGGGCAAGCTTGAGGATGCGGAAAATCCTCATGAGCCTGAGGATCTGGACCACCTTGCCCACGTTCTCAATGTCCTCACTCTCTTCCTCCTTGGTGTCTACAGCCAACGTGGCATAAAAGGGAATAATGGAGACAAAGTCGATTATGTTCAGAGGGtttttccagaatttcttttgACAGGGAGCAGCAAGCAGCCGGATGGCCAGCTCGACAGTGAACCAAGCGATGCACGCGACCTCCACGCCTTCCAGCACGGGGTCGTCCACCTCCCCGTCCTCGTTCTGGAACTCGGACATGCTGTGCACGCACATGGCCACGATGGAGGCCAGCACCACGCTGAGGGAGGAGATGGCAATGAGCTTGGCCGACAGGCAGTAGGCTGGGTTTTCCATCCGAATCCAGATCTTCTTCCGGAGCTGGCCGAATCGCAGCTTGTCAAACCTCTCCAGCTCCTTCTCAAACAGAGACGACTCTTCGAATGAGGAGTCAGTACTCACATCATTGCTTTTCTGGTCCCAATCCTTCTCGTGGTTTTCCTCCTTGCGCTCCTGGTAGCGATTACTGCAGCAGGAATCGAGGAAGAGCTCATTGATGCCCCAGTACTCGATCTCCTGGCAGAAGGAGAACACGCACAGCTCCTCCATGACATGCAGCTTCCCCGTGTAATAAAAGTTCAAAACGTATCTGAACAGGGAGGGGTTCCGATCAAAATAGTACTCCTTATCGGCCACGCTGTAGTCATCACACAGTTCCAGGATGGCCTCTTCCGAGTGGCAGCTGAGCAGCTTCCCGAGTCGGGTGTGAGGAAAGCGCAGGAGGGTGCTCTGGTCGACGGACTGCTTAAAGCCCCCCACGTTCAAGTTGACAAGTTCCTCGTCTTGTCCAGGGCGATGGAAAAACTCACCAAACACCATGGTGGATACAGGCGGCGGAGAGCTGGCTGGGAAGCGAGACGAGGGAGTTTACGCTGGGCCTGGAAGGAACACAAGACGGCATTAGCCCTGTCCCCTGCAGCCGTGCCAAGCTTATTTTTAATCTGCCCTTTCCAGGATGATGGGCTACattaaaggcaaaacaaaaaatggaataaaaaagaatacactaTCCTATTTTGACTAGAAGAAAATCAACACAAAGCAGGTTTGCagggtttggttttttaaaaatgggtttatatgtgcttttttttttttttttggagaaaagacTGCCATATAATTTTTATGAACACCAATtcctatttccttattttttgggCATACAAAATTACCTCCCACTCTCCCAGAAGCAATGCATTTGGGATCACTTACACAATACAAGCATCTCCATTCTCAACCACGAGAAATTCCTCATTTAGAAATGCTCAATTCAGATGTGACAGGCTATTTGCTGCCCGGCTTGTAGCTCATCTCTCCTGGACCCTCACGTTTGGCTGTGCACCCTCAGGAACTGCTCTCTTCTCTGCTCTGCACCTCGACCACAACTCACACATCACTGGGGGCTCAGCTCAGCTCTTACAAAAAATGTAGGCTTCCTCTTATGCTCCAATGTTTCACTGTTTTTAGAGAAAGCCCTATTCCCTACTTTTGGATGTGGATAATCAAGAGGATATAATTACCTCCCTGTCTTAAGTATCTTAAAGATACAGTTACATTTCATGGGATGGGGTTTCAGGTacaaccacaagggaagaaactgaCTTGGGGAAACCTTTTTAAGTTAATTGCACTATCAGTTTCCTGATGCAACCCAGctcctctgccacctcctccctcccttcacaAAGAGTCTCCCAAACTATGATATCCAAGTCTATACTGGCCCAGCACATATAGGCTGTTTTAGTCTTGACGCTAACCAAGATGTACCAGGACCGTTtctcagagagaaaataatagaTTTTGACCATCATCCAATATAATGATGCCTTCTCAGAGCCAATGATGCAGATAAAAGAAAGGTAGGAAACTGTCATATACTGAGTTCCAACCGAGTACCAGtaaatgttttgtatatattatgtGATTTCATCCTTCCACTACTATAGGGTAGATGTATAGAAAAATAGATTCTCAGAGAAGTTGAGTCCAAGGTCACAAGATAAGCAAAGGGTAAAGCCACGATTTAAACCCACATTAGATTAACCCCAAAGCCTATGCTATTTCCACTACACACACCCCCAAcccgttcctttttttttttttccttattaaaatccAATAACCCAATGTAAGAAGTGTTATAATAGAAGTGAGTCAAGCATCTTTGGGATTACTGAGAAAAGAACAACAACCTCTGTCTGGAGAAACTTCATAACAACAGTTCTATTCAGGTCAAATATTAGAGGTTTAAACAGAgctgagaaaagaaggaaaaggacattCCCAACATTGGGCATCAAAAGGTGAGCAGAAACCAGACTGTAAAGAGACGTGTGTATCAAACTAAGGAGTCTGGATTTGATCTTGTAGGTAAGACCACTAAATCATCTTAATCAATAAGTGGACACGGCTGTATTGGTGACTGTAATTTTGAAAGACCCCACTGACAGCAGGAGGGaaggctgctggtgggaatggctGGGGCCAAGAAGGTAAGGCTTCAATAGAACAGGTGAGAGGACCCAAACTCATACAGCAGTAGCGTGCATAAAGAGGACGTGACCAATTCAAAAGGTTTATTTAAAGTGGAATCGATAGGACTTGGTGATTGATTGGAAGGAAAAGATAGGGAAGAGGAAAGTCAAAAGGAGGATGTGTTTTCCACTCTGCACAAGTGGGTGATATCATTAGAGGAAACATGAAGGTCA contains:
- the KCNS3 gene encoding potassium voltage-gated channel subfamily S member 3, which gives rise to MVFGEFFHRPGQDEELVNLNVGGFKQSVDQSTLLRFPHTRLGKLLSCHSEEAILELCDDYSVADKEYYFDRNPSLFRYVLNFYYTGKLHVMEELCVFSFCQEIEYWGINELFLDSCCSNRYQERKEENHEKDWDQKSNDVSTDSSFEESSLFEKELERFDKLRFGQLRKKIWIRMENPAYCLSAKLIAISSLSVVLASIVAMCVHSMSEFQNEDGEVDDPVLEGVEVACIAWFTVELAIRLLAAPCQKKFWKNPLNIIDFVSIIPFYATLAVDTKEEESEDIENVGKVVQILRLMRIFRILKLARHSVGLRSLGATLRHSYHEVGLLLLFLSVGISIFSVLIYSVEKDDHTSSLTSIPVCWWWATISMTTVGYGDTHPVTLAGKLIASTCIICGILVVALPITIIFNKFSKYYQKQKDIDVDQCSEDPPEKCHELPYFNIRDIYAQRMHAFITSLSSVGIVVSDPDSTDASSIEDNEDVCNTASLENCTAK